The Parasegetibacter sp. NRK P23 genome includes a window with the following:
- a CDS encoding glucose/sorbosone family PQQ-dependent dehydrogenase, with translation MPTRFTPIGCVLFALIIPILSRAQESFDMRVVATGFSYPWEITTGPDNFIWVTERTGKRVTRVDPASGVKQTLITINEVYQSAGQDGLMGMALHPKLLNDSPYVYVAYTYDADAGGGVNRKTKIVQLTYNQNPSSPTLSSSVTLIDNLPASNDHNSGRLRIGPDSKLYYTIGDMGYNQFDNKCQTIQAQTLPSQTDVNNNNRLSYQGKILRLNFDGSIPVDNPEINAVRSHIYSYGHRNAQGIVFTPNNKLFASEHGPRSDDELNEILPGSNYGWPRVAGYNDNQNYQYVIWSSSGSCASTPYGESTIPPGATVQAENTFSSAFETPVYTFFTKPAGYSFPSDYIQWPTIAPSSIDVYTRGLGGIINWEHSILVPSLKKGRIYRLKMNSDYSAISGDTTSFAYTQNRYRDIALSSNQLKIYVATDNGGQTSGPSGSTTSSMANPGAILEFEYVGIVTPIRENGDVDPDRVNVAVNIYPVPTTGTVTVSIGTSLRRPFHYELVDVAGRMLLKNVSSRNNFEINLQPFPSGMYFLRITTATGEVLPLKKIIRQ, from the coding sequence ATGCCCACCCGATTTACCCCGATTGGATGCGTGTTATTTGCACTGATCATCCCTATTTTGTCCCGTGCGCAGGAGAGTTTTGATATGCGCGTAGTCGCGACCGGCTTCAGTTATCCCTGGGAAATAACCACGGGACCAGATAATTTTATCTGGGTTACGGAACGCACCGGGAAAAGAGTGACCAGAGTAGACCCGGCCTCAGGCGTTAAACAAACGCTTATCACCATCAATGAAGTGTACCAGAGCGCGGGCCAGGACGGTCTGATGGGAATGGCGCTGCATCCCAAATTGCTGAACGATTCTCCTTATGTGTACGTGGCTTACACCTACGACGCGGATGCCGGCGGCGGCGTGAACCGTAAAACCAAAATCGTTCAGCTTACCTACAACCAGAACCCATCCAGCCCAACACTCAGTTCGTCCGTTACCCTGATAGACAATCTTCCCGCCAGTAACGACCATAACTCCGGACGTTTAAGAATCGGCCCTGATTCCAAACTCTATTATACCATCGGAGACATGGGTTATAATCAGTTCGACAATAAATGCCAGACCATCCAGGCGCAAACACTGCCATCTCAAACCGATGTAAACAACAACAACCGGTTGAGTTACCAGGGTAAGATCCTCCGGCTGAATTTTGATGGTTCCATCCCTGTCGATAACCCGGAAATCAACGCCGTTCGTTCCCATATTTATTCTTACGGACACCGGAATGCTCAGGGCATTGTATTCACGCCGAACAACAAACTCTTCGCTTCGGAACACGGTCCACGGTCGGACGATGAACTCAATGAAATTCTTCCCGGAAGCAATTACGGCTGGCCCCGCGTTGCCGGTTACAACGATAACCAGAATTACCAATACGTGATCTGGTCTTCTTCCGGTTCCTGCGCCAGTACGCCATATGGCGAGAGTACCATTCCCCCAGGTGCGACCGTACAGGCGGAAAATACATTTTCGAGTGCTTTTGAAACACCTGTGTATACCTTCTTCACCAAACCGGCGGGGTACAGTTTTCCTTCCGATTACATTCAATGGCCCACCATCGCGCCATCCAGTATTGATGTGTACACGAGGGGATTAGGCGGCATCATCAACTGGGAACATTCTATCCTCGTCCCCAGTCTTAAAAAAGGAAGAATTTACAGGTTGAAGATGAACAGCGATTATTCCGCGATTTCGGGAGATACCACTTCTTTCGCGTACACACAGAACCGTTATAGAGACATCGCACTTTCGTCCAACCAGTTGAAAATATATGTGGCCACCGATAACGGAGGACAAACCTCCGGGCCTTCCGGTTCTACCACATCTTCCATGGCCAATCCCGGGGCCATTCTTGAATTCGAATACGTGGGCATTGTTACGCCGATCCGCGAGAATGGTGACGTGGATCCCGACCGTGTCAATGTTGCAGTAAACATCTATCCGGTGCCCACAACGGGAACCGTAACAGTGAGCATCGGAACCAGTCTGCGCCGTCCTTTCCACTACGAACTGGTGGATGTGGCCGGAAGGATGTTGCTTAAAAATGTAAGCAGCAGGAACAATTTTGAAATTAATCTTCAACCTTTCCCTTCGGGCATGTATTTCCTGCGCATCACCACCGCTACGGGAGAAGTGCTGCCACTTAAAAAGATCATCAGGCAGTAA
- a CDS encoding glycoside hydrolase family 2 TIM barrel-domain containing protein, with protein MRTIVTAAFSVFFALGSQAQSLPTELQTPEIVAVNRLPMRASAFAYENRELAAQRKKEVSANFLSLNGNWKFNWVQDPRQRPEDFYKTDFNDSKWVDFKVPANWELNGYGLPIYVNHPYEFTGRAKTGARLDPPFDIPENNNPVGSYRKKITLPDSWKGKQVFIHLGAVKSAFFIWVNGKKVGYSEDSKLAAEFDITNYVKPGENVVALQVYRWSDGSYLECQDMWRISGIEREVYMYATPKLHIHDFKVKAEPSDDNEGWLSISTDVESFKIDKNTLHSRPDTFLIGYELMDADGKQVWKEEVGTDGGFAVLGNYKKNIQIARPIENVKLWSAEIPYLYTLYITLKNRNGEVLEVVPQRIGFRSVEIVGSDLLVNGKRVFLKGVNRHEHNPTTGHTLTMEDMRKDMEMMKKLNVNAVRHSHYPPHPYWMELCDEYGLYVIDEANIESHGRYYDLEYTFANDRQWRNPHLERITRMYERDKNHTSVITWSLGNEAGNGVNFYEAYEWLKQKDDRPVQYERAESDFNTDMIVPQYPGPDWLIRYSTGRDKRPMIMSEYAHIMGNSLGNFKEYWDNIESHPRLQGGFIWEWIDQSIDTVKNGKRIMAYGGDFPLEGPVNENFSDNNFCVKGVVTAYRCLTPMAIEIKKVHQFVKTTLESNFNIAVFNSYFFRNIENYALNWELLENGKVVEKGNIPQLNIAPRAKAAFSLPVKTKQKPGSEYFLNVRYVLKNAEPFLEAGYEIAYEQFALGTYAPVAVKPALGKLEGKEEGNSITIKGKDFNVVFDASTGTMKTYAIKGETVLQQGPAPSYWRAPTDNDIGAGFNRSLRMWRNAYAEGKDTKATLKQLENGAYEVTFSKVLLNGDAAQEQRFTVFADGSVQVHNSFKALKGNHKLLLRMGNDLQLNKAFSNISWYGRGPGENYWDRKTASLVAQYAQTLEQQYFPYARPQESGNKSDVRWASFTNKKGKGIRIIAEDSLLNVSALPYNLDDLDPETEKKQYHSGELKPRPEIYLHIDLNQTGMQGIDSWGAWPLEEYRLKFRNYAYSYWILPVK; from the coding sequence ATGAGAACAATTGTGACCGCTGCTTTCAGCGTTTTTTTCGCCCTTGGTTCCCAGGCGCAATCACTGCCAACGGAACTGCAAACCCCGGAAATAGTGGCTGTGAACAGGCTCCCGATGCGGGCTTCCGCTTTTGCGTACGAGAACAGGGAACTGGCTGCGCAACGTAAAAAGGAAGTCTCCGCCAATTTCCTTTCCCTGAACGGAAACTGGAAATTCAACTGGGTGCAGGATCCCCGCCAAAGACCGGAGGATTTCTATAAAACAGATTTTAACGATTCCAAATGGGTAGATTTTAAAGTGCCCGCCAACTGGGAACTCAATGGATACGGCCTGCCGATTTATGTGAACCACCCCTACGAATTTACAGGCAGGGCCAAAACAGGCGCCAGGCTCGATCCGCCTTTCGATATCCCGGAAAACAACAACCCTGTTGGTTCGTACCGCAAAAAGATCACCCTGCCCGATTCCTGGAAAGGCAAACAGGTATTCATTCACCTGGGCGCCGTTAAATCCGCGTTCTTCATCTGGGTGAACGGTAAAAAAGTGGGTTACAGCGAAGACAGCAAGCTGGCCGCGGAATTTGACATTACGAATTACGTAAAGCCCGGCGAGAACGTGGTGGCCCTTCAGGTGTACCGCTGGAGCGATGGCAGTTACCTGGAATGCCAGGATATGTGGCGGATTTCCGGTATTGAAAGGGAAGTGTATATGTACGCCACGCCGAAGTTACACATCCATGATTTTAAAGTGAAAGCGGAACCTTCGGATGATAATGAAGGATGGCTCAGCATCAGCACGGATGTGGAGAGTTTTAAGATTGATAAAAACACGTTGCACAGTCGCCCCGATACATTTTTAATCGGGTATGAACTGATGGATGCCGATGGAAAGCAGGTGTGGAAAGAAGAGGTGGGCACTGATGGCGGCTTCGCCGTACTGGGCAACTATAAAAAAAATATTCAGATTGCCAGGCCCATCGAAAACGTGAAATTGTGGTCCGCTGAAATTCCTTATCTCTATACGTTGTACATCACCTTAAAAAACAGGAATGGCGAGGTGCTGGAAGTGGTTCCCCAGCGAATTGGTTTCCGCTCCGTGGAAATCGTTGGGAGTGATCTGCTGGTGAACGGGAAACGTGTTTTTCTCAAAGGTGTAAACCGGCACGAACACAATCCAACCACCGGGCATACCCTCACGATGGAGGATATGCGCAAGGATATGGAGATGATGAAGAAGCTGAACGTGAACGCAGTAAGACATTCACATTATCCGCCGCACCCTTACTGGATGGAGCTGTGCGACGAATATGGTTTGTATGTGATAGACGAAGCGAATATTGAATCGCACGGAAGGTATTACGACCTGGAATATACTTTCGCCAACGACAGGCAATGGCGCAACCCGCACCTGGAACGTATTACGCGTATGTATGAACGTGATAAGAACCATACTTCCGTCATCACCTGGTCGCTGGGGAACGAAGCCGGGAACGGTGTTAATTTTTATGAGGCCTACGAATGGCTGAAACAAAAGGATGATCGTCCGGTCCAGTATGAAAGGGCTGAATCAGACTTCAATACAGATATGATCGTGCCCCAATATCCCGGTCCCGACTGGCTTATCCGTTATTCAACGGGCAGGGATAAGCGCCCGATGATTATGAGTGAATACGCGCACATCATGGGCAATAGCCTGGGTAACTTTAAAGAGTATTGGGATAACATTGAAAGCCATCCGCGTTTGCAGGGCGGCTTCATCTGGGAATGGATCGATCAGTCGATAGATACGGTTAAGAACGGCAAACGTATTATGGCCTATGGTGGTGATTTCCCGTTGGAAGGCCCGGTAAACGAGAACTTCAGCGATAACAACTTTTGCGTGAAGGGTGTGGTTACGGCGTATCGTTGTCTCACACCTATGGCCATTGAGATAAAGAAAGTGCATCAGTTTGTGAAGACTACATTGGAAAGCAATTTCAATATTGCAGTATTCAATTCCTATTTCTTCAGGAACATAGAAAACTATGCTTTAAACTGGGAACTGCTTGAAAACGGAAAAGTGGTGGAGAAAGGAAATATTCCCCAGTTGAATATAGCACCCCGTGCAAAAGCTGCTTTCAGTTTACCAGTAAAAACGAAACAAAAACCCGGAAGTGAATATTTCCTGAATGTGCGTTATGTGTTGAAGAATGCAGAACCTTTCCTGGAAGCAGGTTACGAGATCGCTTACGAACAGTTCGCGCTGGGAACCTATGCTCCGGTTGCTGTAAAACCAGCATTGGGAAAACTGGAAGGCAAAGAAGAAGGCAATTCGATTACCATAAAAGGAAAGGATTTCAATGTAGTTTTCGATGCCTCCACCGGCACCATGAAAACATACGCTATAAAAGGCGAAACTGTATTACAACAAGGGCCTGCGCCTTCTTACTGGCGTGCCCCAACGGACAATGACATTGGCGCGGGTTTCAACCGTTCACTCCGTATGTGGCGCAATGCTTATGCCGAAGGAAAAGACACCAAAGCCACGTTAAAACAACTGGAGAACGGCGCGTATGAGGTAACTTTCTCAAAAGTGTTGCTGAATGGCGATGCGGCACAGGAACAGCGTTTCACGGTATTTGCCGATGGATCGGTACAGGTGCACAACAGCTTTAAGGCGCTGAAAGGGAACCATAAACTCCTGCTGCGCATGGGGAACGATCTTCAGCTCAACAAAGCATTCTCAAATATTTCCTGGTACGGAAGAGGGCCCGGGGAGAACTATTGGGACCGGAAAACCGCTTCGCTTGTAGCGCAGTATGCTCAAACGCTGGAGCAGCAGTATTTTCCTTATGCACGTCCGCAGGAAAGCGGCAATAAATCCGACGTGCGCTGGGCAAGCTTTACGAACAAAAAAGGGAAGGGGATTCGCATCATCGCGGAAGATTCATTACTGAATGTGTCCGCATTGCCTTATAACCTGGATGACCTGGATCCTGAAACGGAAAAGAAGCAATACCATTCGGGAGAACTAAAACCACGCCCTGAGATATACCTTCATATCGACCTGAACCAAACCGGTATGCAGGGCATCGATAGCTGGGGTGCATGGCCGCTGGAGGAGTATAGGCTGAAATTCAGGAATTATGCATACAGTTACTGGATACTTCCGGTGAAGTAA
- the fumC gene encoding class II fumarate hydratase, which translates to MEYRIEKDTMGEVKVPAQAYFGAQTQRSIDNFRIAQDINRMPKEIIKAFAYLKKAAAITNFEAGVLPEEKAQLIGQVCDEILEGKLDDYFPLVVWQTGSGTQSNMNVNEVVAYRGHVLKGGSLTDKEKFLHPNDDVNKSQSSNDTFPTAMHIAAYKTLIEVTIPGIEKLRDTLAEKSKAYMKVVKIGRTHFMDATPLTVGQEFSGYVSQLNHGLKAIRNTLAHLSELALGGTAVGTGINTPKGYSENVARHIANLTGLPFVTAENKFEALAAHDAIVEAHGALKTVAVSLMKIANDIRMLSSGPRSGIGELFIPDNEPGSSIMPGKVNPTQCEALTMIAAQVIGNDVAINVGGATGHFELNVFKPMMIYNFLHSARLIGEGCVSFNDKCAVGIEPIQANIDKHVNNSLMLVTSLNTKIGYYKAAEIAQKAHKEGTTLKEMAVKLGYVTPEEFDAWVIPVDMVGEL; encoded by the coding sequence ATGGAATACAGAATAGAAAAAGACACTATGGGCGAAGTGAAAGTACCAGCCCAAGCTTATTTCGGCGCGCAAACCCAGCGTTCTATCGATAACTTCCGCATTGCGCAGGATATCAACCGTATGCCGAAGGAGATCATCAAAGCCTTCGCCTACCTGAAAAAAGCAGCTGCTATTACCAATTTTGAAGCCGGCGTTCTCCCTGAAGAAAAAGCACAACTGATCGGACAGGTTTGCGACGAAATCCTTGAAGGAAAACTGGACGACTATTTCCCCCTGGTGGTTTGGCAAACCGGTTCCGGTACCCAAAGCAATATGAATGTGAATGAAGTGGTTGCCTACCGCGGACATGTACTGAAAGGTGGCTCCCTTACCGATAAAGAAAAGTTCCTGCACCCCAATGATGACGTGAACAAATCACAGTCGTCCAACGATACTTTCCCTACCGCGATGCACATCGCGGCTTACAAAACACTGATCGAAGTAACCATCCCCGGTATCGAAAAACTCCGCGACACACTGGCAGAAAAAAGTAAAGCCTACATGAAGGTGGTGAAAATCGGCAGAACCCATTTCATGGATGCCACGCCATTGACCGTAGGACAGGAGTTCAGCGGTTATGTATCTCAACTCAACCACGGACTGAAAGCCATCCGCAATACGCTGGCGCACCTTTCTGAACTGGCACTCGGCGGAACCGCCGTGGGAACAGGCATCAATACACCCAAAGGTTATTCAGAGAACGTGGCGCGTCATATCGCCAACCTAACCGGATTGCCCTTTGTAACCGCGGAGAACAAGTTCGAAGCGCTTGCCGCGCATGATGCCATCGTTGAAGCACATGGCGCGTTAAAAACCGTTGCCGTGAGCCTGATGAAGATCGCCAATGATATCCGTATGCTGTCCTCCGGACCGCGCTCCGGCATTGGCGAATTGTTCATCCCCGACAATGAACCCGGCTCCTCCATCATGCCCGGAAAAGTGAATCCCACCCAATGCGAAGCGCTCACCATGATTGCCGCACAGGTGATCGGAAACGACGTGGCCATTAACGTGGGCGGCGCCACCGGCCACTTTGAACTGAACGTGTTCAAACCCATGATGATCTATAACTTCCTGCACAGCGCCCGACTCATCGGCGAAGGATGTGTTTCTTTCAACGATAAGTGCGCCGTGGGCATCGAACCCATACAGGCCAATATCGACAAACACGTGAACAACTCGCTGATGCTCGTCACTTCCCTGAATACAAAAATCGGTTACTACAAAGCAGCCGAAATCGCGCAAAAAGCACATAAGGAAGGAACCACACTGAAAGAAATGGCCGTGAAACTCGGTTATGTTACACCTGAAGAATTTGACGCGTGGGTGATACCGGTGGATATGGTAGGAGAACTGTAA
- a CDS encoding iron-sulfur cluster assembly accessory protein produces the protein MIYVSDKAKDKVGKLMQDAAIEGSGDYFLRVSVVGGGCSGLSYKLDFDNEQKPMDQVFEDNGVKVVTDLKSFLYLVNTTLDFSDGLNGKGFYFSNPNASRSCGCGESFAV, from the coding sequence ATGATCTACGTGAGTGATAAGGCCAAGGACAAAGTGGGTAAGCTGATGCAGGATGCTGCCATCGAAGGATCAGGCGATTATTTCCTCCGTGTATCGGTGGTGGGTGGCGGATGCTCAGGTCTCAGCTATAAACTGGACTTCGACAACGAACAAAAACCCATGGACCAGGTATTTGAAGACAATGGCGTAAAAGTGGTAACGGATTTGAAGAGTTTTCTGTACCTCGTCAATACCACACTTGATTTCTCCGACGGGTTGAACGGAAAGGGTTTCTATTTCAGTAATCCGAATGCGAGCAGGAGTTGCGGGTGCGGAGAGAGTTTCGCGGTGTAG
- the iscU gene encoding Fe-S cluster assembly scaffold IscU, which yields MAYSEKVIDHYNNPKNVGTLDKAQKNVGTGLVGAPECGDVMRLQIEVDDATGVIKDAKFKTFGCGSAIASSSLATEWLKGKTVDQALSIDNMEIVEELNLPPVKIHCSVLAEDAIKAAINDYRVKNGLEELVFEEKGVH from the coding sequence ATGGCATACTCTGAAAAAGTGATCGACCACTATAACAACCCCAAAAACGTGGGTACCCTGGATAAAGCACAGAAAAACGTAGGCACCGGACTGGTAGGCGCTCCCGAATGTGGCGACGTAATGCGCCTGCAGATTGAAGTGGACGACGCTACCGGCGTAATCAAAGACGCAAAATTCAAAACCTTCGGATGCGGTTCCGCTATCGCCTCTTCTTCTCTCGCCACCGAATGGCTGAAAGGAAAAACAGTGGACCAGGCCCTCAGCATCGACAACATGGAGATCGTGGAAGAACTGAACCTTCCACCCGTGAAAATTCACTGCTCCGTACTCGCTGAAGACGCCATCAAAGCCGCCATCAACGACTACCGCGTGAAGAACGGTCTGGAAGAACTGGTGTTCGAAGAGAAAGGTGTTCACTAA
- a CDS encoding IscS subfamily cysteine desulfurase — MLKFPIYLDNNATTPCDPRVVEAMLPYFTDHFGNAASRNHSFGWSAEEGVDYAREQVAKLIGADPKEIIFTSGATEGDNLAIKGVYEMYASKGNHIITCVTEHKAVLDTCKHIEKQGGEVTYLPVNPEGLIDLKELEAAIKPTTILIAIMYANNEVGVIQPVKEISALARKNGVLFFTDATQAVGKVPVDVNKDGIDLMAFSAHKMYGPKGVGALYVRRKNPRVKVTAQMDGGGHERGMRSGTLNVPGIVGLGKACELCMNEMEADTKRISALRDKLENALTQIEESYVNGSKEHRLPHVSNISFKYVEGEGLMMGFNKNIALSSGSACTSASLEPSYVLKALGLGDDLAHSSLRFGLGRFTTEEQVDYTIKAVTDTVNKLREMSPLWEMFKEGIDMESVAWQHH; from the coding sequence ATGCTCAAATTTCCGATCTATCTCGATAATAATGCCACAACGCCGTGTGATCCGAGGGTAGTGGAAGCCATGTTGCCTTATTTCACCGATCATTTCGGGAACGCGGCCAGCAGGAACCACTCTTTTGGCTGGAGCGCTGAAGAGGGCGTGGATTATGCCAGGGAGCAGGTGGCGAAACTGATTGGCGCCGATCCCAAAGAGATCATTTTTACTTCCGGTGCCACCGAAGGTGACAACCTGGCCATAAAGGGTGTATACGAAATGTACGCCAGCAAAGGAAACCACATCATTACCTGCGTTACCGAGCACAAAGCCGTGCTGGATACCTGCAAGCATATTGAAAAACAGGGTGGAGAAGTAACTTATCTTCCTGTAAATCCTGAAGGGCTGATAGATCTGAAGGAACTGGAAGCCGCCATCAAACCAACTACCATCCTCATCGCCATCATGTACGCGAATAATGAGGTGGGTGTGATTCAGCCTGTAAAAGAGATTAGTGCACTTGCCCGTAAGAACGGCGTGCTTTTCTTTACGGATGCCACACAGGCAGTAGGTAAAGTTCCGGTAGACGTGAACAAGGATGGCATTGACCTGATGGCGTTCTCCGCACATAAAATGTACGGTCCCAAAGGTGTTGGCGCACTGTATGTTCGTCGTAAGAATCCCCGCGTGAAAGTAACCGCGCAGATGGACGGTGGCGGCCACGAAAGAGGCATGCGCAGCGGCACGCTGAATGTACCCGGGATTGTTGGTCTGGGTAAGGCCTGCGAACTTTGCATGAACGAAATGGAAGCCGATACCAAACGCATCAGCGCATTGCGCGACAAATTGGAAAACGCGCTTACCCAAATCGAGGAGTCTTATGTAAACGGCAGCAAAGAACACCGTCTGCCACACGTTTCCAACATTTCCTTCAAATACGTGGAAGGTGAGGGATTGATGATGGGTTTCAACAAGAATATCGCGCTGAGTTCAGGTTCCGCCTGTACTTCCGCTTCACTGGAACCATCTTATGTACTGAAAGCGCTGGGACTGGGCGACGACCTCGCGCACTCTTCCCTCCGTTTCGGCCTGGGCCGTTTTACAACAGAAGAACAAGTAGATTATACGATAAAAGCCGTTACTGATACCGTGAACAAACTCCGTGAAATGAGCCCGCTATGGGAAATGTTCAAGGAAGGCATTGATATGGAATCGGTAGCATGGCAGCACCATTAA
- the mce gene encoding methylmalonyl-CoA epimerase, translating into MKGIEHIGIAVKNLEIAIPLYEKLLNTGCYKTEEVVSEQVRTAFFQTGPSKVELLGSLTKDGVINRFIEKNGEGIHHIAFEVDDIYAEMERLKNEGFTLINPEPKRGADNKLICFVHPKTTGGVLVELCQEIRG; encoded by the coding sequence ATGAAAGGAATTGAACACATCGGCATAGCGGTGAAGAACCTTGAAATAGCCATTCCCTTGTATGAGAAACTACTGAACACAGGCTGTTATAAAACGGAGGAGGTGGTTTCCGAGCAGGTAAGAACGGCTTTTTTCCAGACCGGTCCTTCCAAAGTTGAGTTGCTGGGTTCCTTAACGAAAGATGGCGTCATCAACCGGTTCATCGAAAAGAACGGGGAGGGGATACACCATATCGCATTCGAGGTGGACGATATTTATGCTGAAATGGAACGACTTAAAAATGAAGGTTTTACACTTATTAATCCCGAACCCAAACGCGGGGCCGACAATAAACTGATCTGTTTTGTACACCCCAAAACAACGGGTGGTGTGCTGGTGGAATTGTGCCAGGAGATCAGGGGTTAA